AACCGCAGCTGGCCATCGCTCTGTTCAACCTGGGCCTGCAGCACCGGTGCACCGGCAACGCCACGGAAGTGCCGGTGGAAGCCGTTCGATCCCAATAGCCACAGGTCGTAGCGGCCGTGCGCATCCAGTGCCCAGCGGTCCTGCAGCGGTGCACCGGGCAGCACCGTGTAGCGGCGCGGCAGGGCAGTCAGCTGCAGGCGGTCGTAGACATGCAGCACGCTGGCCGCGCCTTCGCAGGCCAGCTGCAGGGTCACACCGTCCGCGGCAAGCGCGTCCACCTGCGCCTGCGGGCGATACGGCAATGCACGCGACGGGCGCGTGCCCGCTTCCTGGTGCGCCGCCTGCAGGCCGTCGGGCAGCGCCGGCACAGTGCGACCCGGCAGGGCGGCAGCGCGCGCGGCGGTGGCGCTCACATCGGGCAGCCCACGCACGAACGGGCGGGTATCGCGCTGGGCGAAATCGAAGGCATTGGTCAGGTCGCCGCACACCGCGCGGCGCCACGGCGAGATGTCCGGCGCGGCCACGCCGAAGCGGCGTTCGATCAGGCGCAGCACCGAGGTGTGGTCGTACACCTGCGAATCGACCCAGCCGCCACGGCTCCAGGGCGAGATCACATACAGCGGTACGCGCGGGCCCAGGCCATAGGGGCGGCCACGCAGTTCGGCAACGTCGTACTTCTCATCGCCCGGTGCCGGGTGCTGGTGGTACTCGCCGTCGGTGCTGACCGACGAAGCGCCCGCCCAGCTGCCATCGGATCGTGCCGATGGAGGTGCCGGCGGCGGCACGTGATCGAAGAAACCATCGTTCTCGTCGAACATCAGCAGCAGCGCGGTACGGCTCCACACCTCCGGGTCGGCGGTCAGCGCGTCGAGCACGCGCGCGGTGTAGGCCGCGCCCTGGGCCGGGCTGGAAGGGCCCGGGTGCTCGCTGCCGGCGGCATCGGCGATGATGAAGCTGACCTGCGGCAGGCGGCCATCGATGGCGTCCTGGCGCAGCTGGGCCAGGCCCCGCGTGCTGACCCCGCGCTGGCGCAGCGCATCGTCGTGGCCCGGCGCGCCGCTGTAGGCCTGGCGGAAGGTCTCGAAGCCGGCCAGCGGGTTGTCGGTGAAGTTGTCGGCCATGTCCTGGTAGATCTGCCAGGACACGCCCGCCTGCTGCAGGCGCTCGACATAGCTGGCCCAGCGGTACGACTCCGGATGCCCGCCGTGCTCCGGGAAATTGTCGTGCGAGTTGGCGATCACCGGGCCGCCCGCGCGGGCGAAGGCATCGTTGTGGCCGGTCCACAGGTACACCCGGTTCGGGTTGGTGCCGGCCTGCATGGCGCAGTGGTAGGCATCGCAGATGGTGAACGCTTCGGCCAGGGCGAACTGGAAGGGCAGGTCGGCGCGCTGGAAATAGCCCATGGCGTGGTTCTGCTTGGCCATCGGCCAGTGGCCCATGCGGCCGTGGTCCCACGCGCGCTGCGCGTCGGGCCAGGTGTGCGGGGTGCCTTCCACGCGCATGTAGCCGAAGTGTGCGGCCGTATCCAGCGGGAACGGCGCGATCGCGCGCTGGCCGCTGGCATCGGGCTGCAGCCACAGGCTGCGTGGGCCGTCCCCGCCGGCCAGCGGCGCGGCGGGGGCGACGAAGCGGTCGCCGAAACCACGTACGCCCGGCAGGGTGCCGAAGTAGTGGTCGAACGAGCGGTTTTCCTGCATGAACACCACGATGTGCTGCAGGTCCTGCAGGCTGCGCGTCTGCGCGGCCGGGGCGATGGCTGCCGCCCGGGCGATGCTGGGCAGCAGCGGTGCCAGGCCGGCGGCGACGCCGGCCTGCAACAACCGGCGTCGGCCGATATCAGTCACGAATGCCTCACAGATCCACGCGGAAGGAGATGCCGACGGTGCGCGGCGCGCCGATGAAGGCCGCGTTGGCACCGTCCACCCCTGCAAGATAGCGCTTGTCGGTCAGGTTGCTCACCACCAGGTTGGCGCCCATGCCCTTTAGGCGCGGCGACAGGCCCTCCAGGTCGAAGCCGATGTTGGCGTTGAAGATGGTGGCCGAGGGCAGCTTGTTGACGTTGGCCGCGTCCAGGTAGCGGGTGCCGAGGTAGCGGCCGGACAGGCCGAAGTTCCAGTTCTCACCCTGCCAGTCGGCCGACAGCACCAGGATCTGCTCGGGCTGGCCGATCACCTTGGCGCCATCGACGATGCCCAGCTGGGTGTCACGCGCGGCATCGCCGCTGCCCAGGTACTTGGAGCGGTTGTAGGTGTAAGCCGCGTTGACCCGCCAGCCGTTGTCCCAGCCGTAGCCGAAGGCGGCTTCCAGGCCGTTGCTTTCCACGCCGCCGAAGTTCTCGTAGACGCCGTCGGTCTCGCCCAGGTAGTCGATGCCGCTGACGAAACCGGCCGGCAGGTAGACGATGCGGTTGTCGAACTTGATGTTGTACAGGGTGACCGAGGCGGTCAGCGGCCAGCGGCTGATGCGCATGCCCACTTCAATGTTGTCGGCCGTTTCCGGTTCGACGTTGCGGAAGCGCTGCGGGTCGGTTTCGCCGAGCACGCCGGAAGGAATCGCGGCGAAGTTCTGCGAGAAGCCGGCGAACAGTTCCATGCCTTCCACGCCCGGTGCCCAGGTGAAGCCGGTGGACAGCAGCGGATCGGACTTGGAGTCCGAGGTCACGTGCTCGCTGGCACCGATCACGCGGTTGCGCGACTGGTCGACGAAGAACTGCTTGACGCCCACGCGCGCGCTGAACGGGCCGAAGCGGGCCACGTCCTCGACGTAGTACATCTGCTCGTCGACCTTGTACTTGTCCTCGAACTGCACCCAGTACGGCTGGTGGTCGAAGCCGATGTCCTGGCCGACGTTGAGCAGGCGGTGCCAGTCGCGGCGCGCGGAGCGGTCCAGCTTCTCCACCCACAGGCCGCCGCGGATCGTGTTGTCGACGCCGCCGAAGGTCTGCCGCCATTCGACATCGGCGGTCACGCCCATGCGGTCGTTGTCGTAGTGGGTGTGACGGTAGGACTGCGCGCCCAGCACGTTGCCGGCGTAGCAGTTGGGATCATATTC
This genomic stretch from Stenotrophomonas sp. SAU14A_NAIMI4_5 harbors:
- a CDS encoding phospholipase C, phosphocholine-specific, with amino-acid sequence MTDIGRRRLLQAGVAAGLAPLLPSIARAAAIAPAAQTRSLQDLQHIVVFMQENRSFDHYFGTLPGVRGFGDRFVAPAAPLAGGDGPRSLWLQPDASGQRAIAPFPLDTAAHFGYMRVEGTPHTWPDAQRAWDHGRMGHWPMAKQNHAMGYFQRADLPFQFALAEAFTICDAYHCAMQAGTNPNRVYLWTGHNDAFARAGGPVIANSHDNFPEHGGHPESYRWASYVERLQQAGVSWQIYQDMADNFTDNPLAGFETFRQAYSGAPGHDDALRQRGVSTRGLAQLRQDAIDGRLPQVSFIIADAAGSEHPGPSSPAQGAAYTARVLDALTADPEVWSRTALLLMFDENDGFFDHVPPPAPPSARSDGSWAGASSVSTDGEYHQHPAPGDEKYDVAELRGRPYGLGPRVPLYVISPWSRGGWVDSQVYDHTSVLRLIERRFGVAAPDISPWRRAVCGDLTNAFDFAQRDTRPFVRGLPDVSATAARAAALPGRTVPALPDGLQAAHQEAGTRPSRALPYRPQAQVDALAADGVTLQLACEGAASVLHVYDRLQLTALPRRYTVLPGAPLQDRWALDAHGRYDLWLLGSNGFHRHFRGVAGAPVLQAQVEQSDGQLRLQLRNAGSDAQSVRVHAGAYAGHMPEKTLTLAAGAQTTLAWDAAPTAGWYDLHVVAGDSELRLAGRAEDGRPATSDPAMGGQPLRFEHG
- a CDS encoding TonB-dependent receptor, yielding MRTIARFPRVSLLALLIAPALDALAEAPQGEAAETRSADARTLDQVQVIGQATSYAKTSVRTETLNRQTVLSSVNGALNEVPGVVVSEADATGSSVWGTQISMRGFVTNRDTQQIGTTIDGLPNGGSGYGGGSMANRYIDTLDLETVEVSQGTADISSRSNEALGGTLNFLTSDPLHDSRLRFVAGAGDNDARKYYVRYDTGVLGGHTRAWVSASSARVSDWIDGSGKTSNDHIAGKFITELDRWTLTGYLSYNDADEPEYTSVSPQGFATNPDRDNLVGTLTGIPYLDQNYRSGSRALRENTFGYLRAAFDGGNGFKASMAAYGHRMQGRGDWLPPYLADVTNDGAGRPQSEYLGGSTVYGGSNLGQIYFVNPDGSSAQPIAGCTPRVGFSAEYDPNCYAGNVLGAQSYRHTHYDNDRMGVTADVEWRQTFGGVDNTIRGGLWVEKLDRSARRDWHRLLNVGQDIGFDHQPYWVQFEDKYKVDEQMYYVEDVARFGPFSARVGVKQFFVDQSRNRVIGASEHVTSDSKSDPLLSTGFTWAPGVEGMELFAGFSQNFAAIPSGVLGETDPQRFRNVEPETADNIEVGMRISRWPLTASVTLYNIKFDNRIVYLPAGFVSGIDYLGETDGVYENFGGVESNGLEAAFGYGWDNGWRVNAAYTYNRSKYLGSGDAARDTQLGIVDGAKVIGQPEQILVLSADWQGENWNFGLSGRYLGTRYLDAANVNKLPSATIFNANIGFDLEGLSPRLKGMGANLVVSNLTDKRYLAGVDGANAAFIGAPRTVGISFRVDL